A segment of the Methanothermococcus thermolithotrophicus DSM 2095 genome:
GATACTTTGGACTACTACTACAACTTAAAATGGATATCAAGCAAGGTAGTAAGTAAGTTGATAAAAATATCTAAAAACTTGAAGTATTTCCATGAAGATTTAAACTGGAAGCCCACAAACAAAATGACTCCTGAAGACCATGTGGTCTCACTCCTATATATTGAAAAATTAGGTGGAAGACCAGTACCTATGGATGAGTTAGAAAGCGTTGAAAGAGAAATAACTAGAATAAAAAAATGGTCTGAAGAATTACAAAACTTATAACCACAATATAGATCGTCAAGGAGGGAATGGTATGAATACTGAAGTACTATCATCAATATTACTCGAATCACACAAACCCGCCAAGTTAGATGATATTCCAGAAGATCCGATATCCATAATATTCGCATTCAAATGGCTTGAATACTTATACGAAAGAGTGGGATCCTCAAACATGGTTGATGTATTAGATTTCTACTATAATTTAGGCTGGATATCTGACAAAGCAATATCAAAATTATTAAAGTTCTCAAAAGGTATCTATGTAGAAGACGATGAAATTGAATCTGAATCAGGTAGGTTAACAATTACCGACCATCTAGTTTCATTACTGTTCATCGAAAGATTGAATGGAAAGAAGATTTCAGGCGAAATGCTTGATAGAATAGAATGGGAGATAAGAAGAATAAAAAAGGGGGCAGAACAGTACTATGGGATTTAGTTCCGCAGCAGGCGTAATATTATTACTAACCACAATACTAGCCTGTTCAATATATCTGTACAGCTCGGTAGATATAAGTTCCGTTAAAGTAAATGAGGCCTACTACAAACACACTACATACTTGGAAAATAAATTAAATGAAAAATTAAATATTATTGAAGTAGTAAATTCAACAGATACTATAAATATCACCCTGAAAAACGAAGGTTCAGTAACTCTTGAACCTCAAAAATGGGATGTACTATACAACGGCACACCTAAGAAATTTGGGGTAGTTTCCAACAAGATATATATAACTCCATTGGATAACGTAACATTAACCATTAACGCAACCGCTCCTGCAAGGATCTGTGTAGTATCAGAATACGGCAACCAATACTTCTATAATTTGAATTAATTAACCATATTTAATACTCTTTGATTTTTAGTAGGTGCTCAGTTATACCTGGGTGATTAAATGGCATCTAATGTATTTTCAGAAATAATCATATTTGTTAGTGTTTTAATAATCACTGCCGCAGTTTCAGGGAATCTTGTAACCATAACTCATAAACTGTCATTAGGAATAAACAACAAAGGAGAAATCCTATCATCAAAATTATCCCAGGATTTTGAAATCATCAACGATCCAGCAAATGTTCCAAGAAATTCAACTACTGGAATAACTACCCTTTATGTAAAAAACACGGGGAAGACGCAGATTCCATTTAATGGTAATGTATTTACAGTTATTATTGATGGGGATATTAAGAACATAGACTCTACAGCTGATTTAAACGACTTAAATGGCGTTTTAGATCCTTCAGAAGTGGGTAAAATTGATGTTAGCTACAATAACACAGGATATCATAAAATAAAGGTAATTTCTGAACAGGGCGTTACAAGAACATTAATGGCAGAAATTCAGTAAATTTTCACTATTGGTGATTTTATGAAACTTGCAAGAATTAACCTCAGTAGGGATGATATTCATAAAAGGCTGGGGGGTGGTATTCCATACGGGAGCATAATTCTTGTTGAAGGGGAGGAATCCACTGGAAAATCAATAATCGCTCAGAGACTTGCTTATGGTTTTTTACAGAACGCCCATTCAGTCACATATACCTCAACTCAATTAACAACTTTAGAATTTGTAAAACAGATGATGTCCTTAAACTACAATATAAACAAAAAATTGTTAAGTGGTACTTTACTCTATATCCCAGTATATCCTTTGATATCAGACAATACTCAGAAAGACGATTTCATAAAGAAAATTATGGAAACTAGGGCATTTTATGAAAAAGATATAGTTATATTTGATTCCTTGTCATCACTCATCGTGAATGATGCAAGCGATATAAAAGTAAACGATTTAATGGCTTTTTTTAAAAGAATAGCATCTATGAACAAAGTCATAATTTACACAATTAACCCAAAAGAACTGCCAGAATCTATTTTAACTTTACTTAGGTCTTCTGCAACAATGGTACTTAAAACTGAAATTTACACATTCGGTGGTAATATTAAAAATTTAGTCAAAATTGAAAAATACAATTTAGCACAAGGACCATTCCAGAAATTGATGGTATTCAGAGTGGAACCAAAACTAGGCATTGCGGTAGAGATATCCTCGGTAGCATAAAGGTGGTAAGATGGCGGACGAATTCAGTAACAGCATGAATCGGAATCCTCATTTACGTAGGTATGTTGAACAATTCAAAAAAACACACTTAAAGGTTCCCGAATTTATGGTAAGCCTATCTAGGGAGTTGAAGGAGATTAAATATCCGAACATACTCTACCCTATAGGGGATCCCATATTTATTCACATATATGGTAGCCCTACAACGAAAACAAAATATATAGTAATAGAACCTAGGCTAGAAACCTCCGAAGAAAGGAGAAAATACCAACTAATACTGGATAAAATATTGGAATATGCTCCTTATGGAGATTCACCTGAAAACGATGAAGAATTTGTGAAAGTTCTTACCAACCTATATGATACAGTAACCAATGTAGTAGGATCTGAGAAGAAAAGTAAAAATAAATTCCTCTCCAAGTTTCTAAACTCTGGAAAGATAAATCTCACGAAGGCGGAACGGGATAAATATCTCTACATATTAAAAAGAGACCTAATTGGATTAGGAGCTCTTGAACCTATTAGAAGGGATCCATATATTGAGGATATCCACGTAATTGGATCACACGGATGTCAGTTAGTCCATAAAATCTTTGACATGTTACCTACAAACATAACCTGGGAAGATGATATTGAACTTGCCAACTACTTAAAAAACATTTGTGAAAGAATAGGTAGGCCAGTATCTGACGCAACCCCTATTGTAGATGGTTCCCTTCCAGATGGTTCAAGGATTAACATCATATATTCTCAAGATGTTTCATTAAAAGGCCCTTCATTTACAATTAGGAAATTTACAGATGTTCCAATTAGTATTACCCAGATTATCAGCTGGGGTACGATGTCTGCCCAGACTGCCGCCTATTTATGGCTTTGTTTAGAATATGGAATGAGTATATTTGTATGTGGTGAAACTGCTTCAGGTAAGACCACCACACTAAACGCCATCCTACCGTTTATCAAACCTAAATCAAAAGTATTTTCATGTGAGGATACTGCAGAAGTTAAACCCCCACAACCGGTATGGCAGCAGTTACTTACTAGGGAAAGAGGCCCTGAAGAAAGCAGGGTTACATTATTCGATTTATTAAGGGCTGCCCTAAGATCCAGACCTAACTATATTATTGTTGGGGAGATAAGGAGTGTTGAAGGGGCTGTTGCATTCCAAGCTATGCAGACAGGTCACCCTGTATTATCCACATTCCACGCTGCAAATGTTAAAAAAATGATTCAAAGACTTAGTGGTGAGCCAATCAATATTCCTTTAACATTTATGGATAACTTGAATGTTGCAATTTTCCAGTTGGCAGTTTATACAAAGGGCAAATTCCTAAGAAGAGTTGTAGGAATTGAAGAAATTGAAGGATATTATAAGGAAGTAGATGGGGTTATAACCAGAGGTGTTTTTGAGTGGGACCCTCAATTGGACAAACATAACTTTACTGGATTGAACAACAGTTACATTCTTGAAGATAAAATTGCAAAAGTTGCAGGTTACGAGGATCCAAGGGAAATCTACGATGAACTAAACTTAAGGGTAAGAATACTTGAAGAAATGATAGCAAGAGAGATATTTGGATACTACGAAGTACTTGATGTAATTTGGAAATTCTATGAAAAGGGATTAGAAGGGCTTCCATTCCCTATCTAAGGTGATTTTAGTGCTTTTTGACATTTTACCTCGTGTAGGATTAAAGCCTAGGGACTACATCCTAAAGTTTGTCATACCCTCACTAATTATTTCAGTTATTTTGACAGTTTTGGGGGTAAAATACTTTACAGGGTATGTAAGGCTAATATTTCTACTATTGCCACTATTAATTGTAGGGAGTGCTATAGGTTACCCCTACATAGAGCTCGATACTCAGAAGAACCAAATAAATGAAAAATTGCACATATTTATAACTAAGTTTGGTGTGCTCTCAATTACTGATCTGGATAGAAAAGAACTTATGAAGTTGCTTTCAGAAGAAAAAGAAGAATTAGGGCAACTGGCCGAGGAATCTAAAAAGATTTATGTTTTAATAAAGAGATGGAACCAGTCACTTGCTGAAGCTTGTAGGTTTCTAGCAACTAGGACACCAAGTAACGAATTTGCAGATTTTTTAGATAGAATGGCATATTCATTGGATAGCGGTGAAGAATTAAAGGACTTCCTCTCAGACGAACAGGATATTGTTATGGAGGACTATGCAGCATTCTACAAGAGGGCATTATACTCATTGGATATGTTTAAAGAAATGTATGTCAGTGCAATTACTTCTGTTGCATTCTTTGTAACATTTGCAGTCATAGTCCCATTCCTAATGCCATACGACTTTACAACAACTGTAACCTTTGCACTACTGGGTTTCATATTGATAGAGGTATTGATGGTATACGGTATTAAAAGTAAACTACCATACGATAGATTATGGCACACTGGAGAAAAACCCACAGCTGTAGATCTAAAACTTAAAAAATGGCTAATAATATCTATAATTCTAACTGTAGTACTAACCACGACATTGGTTTGGGGAAAATACATTGCAGAAATACCGAAGATGGTTAAAATACCTTATCAAATACTTTTCGCAACTGGAGTTACTCCTCTTCTAATTGGGGGATATATGGCCCAGAGGGAAGAAAATTTAGTTATAAGAAAAGAATATAACTTCCCAGATTTTTTAAGGTCCCTTGGTAATTCAGTTAGTGCAAAAGGAGGAGGTATGACTGAATCCTTAAAATACTTATCATCACACGACTTTGGACCATTGACCAAAGATTTAGAGAGACTCTACAAGAGAATTTCAATAAGAATAGATAACAACAAGGCATGGAGATACTTTGGTTTTGATACATGTAGTTATTTAATCCAATTATTCTCGGAAATGTTCGAAAGATGTACATTTTTAGGTGGTGACCCTGGAAAAGCATCAGAGATCATTGGAACTAACTTCCGTAAAATAATAAACTTAAGAAAATCAAAATACCAAAGTGTTGCACAGTTTTCAGGTATAATATATGGTTTGGGAGGGGGAATGGCACTCTCTTTATACGCTTCATACGGAGTCGCCCAGATGGTATCTAACCTCTATACAACCTTAGATATTCCTGAGGCAATGATAAGCGTCATAAACATCATGTCTCCAGGAGATTTATCAATGGTATCATATCTAATGTATGCAGTATTAGTTTTTTACTCCATGGTTTCTGGATACTTGATAAAATTGATGGATGGAGGGCATCTTCAGTGCTCCCTTATGCATTTTGTTATAATGCTCTGGATAGCGTCCATTGTAAGTTATGTAACTGGATTGTTAGTACAAAGTATTTTAGGAGTTGGAATTCCACTATATTAATACTGCATTATTTGAAAAAATTGAAGAAATTAAAAAATGAAACCCAATAAAAGATTTCATGTCTTTAAAATAGCCCCTATTATAAAGCATACCAATACAAGATTCATTATTAATTTTATTCTTTTTGAAGCATTTCCAAACATGTCGGCAGGATTATCTTTATTATTTTTTATCGAATAACCACCAATTAGATTAACTATAGTACTTATAAACAAAATATCGCATAAAACTATTAAAATGAGATATATAATCCCAAACATACCCATGATATATGGCAGAGGACTTAAAAGAACTGCCATCATTAAAAAAAAGGCAGCAAAATAAAGCGATTTTTTACCATATTTTATAGGCAAGGAAATAACATTCTCTTTAATATCTCCGTCCATATCTTCAAAATCTTTTATTATTTCTCTTGCCCAGGTGGCAAACATTGCACAAAGGAACAGTATAATTGTTATACCAATATTTCCTACGGCGGCACCTCCAAAAACAAAAACAGATCCTGTTAAATAAGCCACCATTAAATTTCCAACAATTTTATTACGTTTATAGCGTTTTGCATAGTAATAAAGAACCAGAGAGTTAACTATCGCAATTATAAAACAGTTGAAATTAAACAAAGATAGTAAAAGTCCAGTAAATACTAAAAAATACGAAAAAAACCAAGCATTTTTTAATGAAATTTTTCCAGAGGGTAAAGGTCTGGAAGGTTTGTTTATTTTATCTATATCTATGTCGTATATATCATTCAAGGCATTCCCGAACCCACAAATTAAAAATACCACCAATGAAGCCATTAATATACTACCCATAAAACCAGTTTCAAATCCAGAGGCTATCAATCCACCAATAAATGCCCCAAATGATGCAGTTATACAGTTTTTTACTCTAATCAATTCTAAGTAATATTTTAAATTATCCATACTTACACCTTGTAATTATATTCATAATAATACTTCAAAACATTATTTAAAATATGGTAGATTTATTACAACATACACTTAAATAACACCACTATAACACCGCACTTACGAACGACTATAGCTGGTGCCACGAATTTATTCAAATTAACTTAGAATATTTTTAAATTCAAAATATAGAAATAAATGAACGTCCCATTTAAACCTTATGTAGTTATTAACTTCATATTGTTAAGCAGCTCGGTATAAAACACTTAAAAGGGATATAATGTTAAAATTTGGTACAGCAGGAATACCCATCAATGCAAAAAATACCTTGGATGCATTTAACTATCTTAAAAAAATAGATTTAGGTGCCATGGAGATTGAATTCGTTAGAGGAGTCAATATTAAAAAAGAAAAAGCTGAAGAATTGAAAAGCAAAACTCTTGGGCTTTCATTAAGTGTTCATGCACCATACTACATAAATTTAAATGCAGAAAATCCTGAAAAAATCGAAAGTAGTATTAAACGAATTGTTGATTCTGCAAAAATTATGGGAATCTTTAGTAAAAACAACCCTGAGAGTAAGAACGTAGTATTCCATCCAGGTTACTATCTTAAAAAAAATAGAGATGAAGTTTACAGAACCATTAGGGACAATATCAAAAAAATAGATGAATATTTAAAAACAAACAAAATAAACGTAGTACTAAGACCTGAAACCACGGGGAAAATAACCCAATTCGGTAGTATTGACGAGTTAATATCCCTTTCAAAGGAGCTCGAAATACTACCTTGTGTAGATTTTGCCCATATTTATGCAAGGAGTCTGGGAAAAATAAATAACTATGATTCATTTTACAATATAATGGTTAAAATAGAAAATGAACTTGGAAAAAAAGCTATAAAAGACGTGCACATCCATATTTCTGGAATAGAATTCGGAAAAGGTGGAGAGAAAAAACATCTTCCGATAAATGAATCATATTTTAATTATAGGGATGTTCTAAAAGTTCTAGTGGATTTTGAGGCTGAAGGCATTGTAGTATGTGAAAGCCCAAAGCTGGAATACGATGCTTTAATTTTAAAAAGAACCTATGAAGATTACATTCAAAAATTATAACGGGCTTATAACAACTTTTTTCACAGAAATCCCTTTAGGGCATTTTATTTTTTCATTTAATACCGATACCACTTTATACTTTTCACATATTCCTTCAGGATGGCATAGTAGATAGTTTTCACACAACACATTATCGCATTGAATATCACTGTGGGAGAGTGTAACACCTTCAAGGGCTTTTTTCGACTCGATAATTATTACAAATTCTGCAGGTACAACCTCAACGACTTTAACGCCGTTTTCATGAATATCACATGGATGATTTGCAGACCTCACACTCACTATTTTGTATCTTTTCCCCTCTTCCAAATTGTTATGACATATTCTCTTAAACCTACATGACTCGCACTCCTCAAGTAATCCAACGTAAATAAATTCATTACCTGTTTTTGCGAGCTCACTCCCAATTAGTGTTATCTTCTTCATAATTTCACCAGTAATAATGATAATAATAAAAAATATTTAATCGATATTATATTATATAAACAACTATTAAAAACTTATAATCAAATAGGTTACTTATTATTATCTATATGGTGTTGAAAACATGTGTGGAATAATTGGATACATTGGAAACGGGAAGGCTTCTGAAATTCTATTAAAAGGACTAACAAGATTGGAATACCGAGGATACGATAGTTGTGGTATCGGCATAATTGAGGATAATAACAATAATAACATAATCGTAAAAAAGGATATAGGTAAAGTTGGGGAGGTATCTAAAAAAGAGAATTTCTTAGATGTTAATGGAAATGTAGGAATAGGGCACTCTCGATGGAGCACACACGGGGGTATCACAAAGGAAAATGCTCATCCACATACGGATTGTAAAAATGAAATCTGCGTAGTTCATAACGGCATAATCTCCAATTACAAGGAATTAAGGGATTTTTTAATAAAAAATGGCCATAAATTTAAATCACACACTGATACAGAAGTAGTCCCGCATTTAATCGAGGAAGAATTAAAGAGATATATAGACAAAACTCTATCCGAGGAAGATTACATAAATGCAGTTAAAAATGCAGTTAAAAAATTGGATGGTACCTATGCACTTTTGATATTGAATAAAAAGTTTCCAAACGTGTTAATTGGTATTAGAAATGAAAGCCCACTTATTATGGGGATAGGGGATGAAAGCAATAATAAAGAATGCTTTTTAGGGAGCGACATATCTGCGTTTTTAGAATATACAAAGAATATTATTCCTTTGGAGGATGGAGATATTGTAATTTTAAAGAAAGATAATTCTAAAAGTAATAATAACAATAACGTAACTTACAAGATATATAACAACGAGAAAGACGTTAGCAAAGATAGAAACGTAATGAAAATAGAATGGGATATAGAAAGTGCAGAAAAAGGTGGATATGATCACTTTATGTTGAAGGAAATAATGGAAGAACCTGTGATTATTAAAAATTCTTCAAAGATATGCAGGGAAGAGATTAAGGAGCTGGCAAAAGCTGTAAAAGATTATGAAAGAATTTACATCGTTGCTATGGGGACTTCACTTCATGCAGCTATGGTTGCAGAATACTGGTTTTCTAAGTTAAATAAATTGGTAATTCCATGTGATTCATCAGAATTTTTAATTAAAGGTATAGTTGATGAAAAAACGTTAGTTATTGGTATCACCCAGAGCGGGGAAACCTATGACACCATAAAAACAATAAAATACGCAAAGAAAAAAGGTGCAAAAACTGCCACAATAGTGAATGTCTTAGGTAGTACTGCAACGAGGGAAGCAGACATCACAATTATGATGGGCTCAGGTATTGAAATATCAGTATGTGCAACAAAAACCTACATGTCCCAGTTAATGATTTTGTACAGGCTGTTTATTGAATACGGTGAAGTTATCGGCAGAAACATGGATAGATATAAAAAAGAACTTGAAAATATCCCAAGTTACATAGAAGAGGTCTTAGAAGAAAGGGAAAATATCAAACAGGTTGCAAAAAACCTAAATGTTAAAAATTATATTTTCATTTCAAAGGGTATAAACCTACCTAACGCATTGGAAGGAGCTCTGAAATTTAAAGAAATAACATACCTACATGCCGAAGGGATGAGCAGCGGGTTTTTAAAGCATGGGACAATATCCCTAATAGATGAAAATATGGATACTGTGGCTCTGATTCCACCTTCAAATTCGGAGCTCTTTAAATCTGTAATCTCAAATATTGAAGAAATTAAGGCAAGGAATGGAAAAGTAGTAGGGATTAGCCCAGTAGGTATGGAAAATACCGATTATTTAATAAAAGTTCCAGATGTTTTGGAAGAGGTAAGTCCTTTTGTATATGCCCCTGCCTGTCAGTTGTTGGCATACTACAAAGCAGTTGAACTTGGAAGGGATGTGGATAAGCCAAGGGGATTGGCAAAGAGCGTAACTGTTGAATAATATAAGTTATTAATTTTCATCCTCTCTTCTATCCAACACTTCTATTAATTCCTCCATCTTTGGAGGTAGTTCGTCCCATCTCCAAAATCCTCTTAAAATATCTTCTTCGTCATAATACTTTTTTAGATAGTTTACCCATTTATTGAAGAGATCGGGGTGGAGCTCCTTGACCCTTAAAAATTCACTGTTTAAAGCTGCAGGGCATAGGTAACATCCTATTCTTTCAAATCCTTCTTCATAGAATGGATTGTACATCATGTTTCTTGAATATATGTAGCTCCATACATCAACGGCATTCCAGTCAAGTATTGGGAATACATTTGTTTGGAAATCTATATATCCATTTTTTCTTTCATAATCTAATTTTGACCTTGTAAAGCTCTCATACTTCCTTGAACCATCAATTGTTAGGATATTTTTATCCCCGTATTCATTCCTTAAAAATTCTTTTAAAGGGATAAGTTTACATGTGCTGTTACACCATCTGTTATCCTTGGTAGGAATCCCTTGGCTATCGAGCTCACTCCAAAAATCTCTACCCTTTACCACGTGTAAATTTAAATCGTATTCTTTGGCAAAATCTTTAACAAATTTTAAAGTCTCAGGGTATTCTAACCCAGTATCTATAAATATTACATCAATATCTTCAATTACCTTTTTAGCAAGGAGTGTTGATATAGAACTATCCTTACCACCACTAAATGACGCATTTATAACATAACCTTTTCTTTTATACATATTAACGTATTTTTTAAGTATTTCCAAGGACTTTTTTTCAAGGGCGTCCAGTCTCTTCTTATTTTCATCCAAATAATCCTTTATTTTCTTAGTTTCTATTTCCTTCTTTTTTACTAAATCCTTAACTTTCAATCTATTATTTTTTTTAACGCCAACACCTATAAAATCCCCTAATTCCAATCCTAAATAATCCATATCTCCGTTCATCAATTCTTTAAATTCTTCAATATTCTCCACCAAATCTTCATTAAGCCATTTTCCTTTAAGTCTTCTCTTTGTACGTTTTAAACTTACTTTCGGTTTTTCTAACAAATAGTAATATGGGGAAGGAATAAACTTCCAATCGAGGTCCACCAAATCAAATTCAAGAATGCCTATCTGAGTATCATTTAAATACACTCTTTTTCTGTAATCCAAACCACTGATTTTTTCAAGAAATATCAAATCATCGTATTCAAAATTCTTACCTGTAAGCTTGTTCAGTACATCAATTTCATACCTTGAAGCAAATTTTGTATCTTCTCTAAACATGATATCACACAATAAAGTTTATTTTGACATACTTAATTTATTATAATTAGAATAGATCTATGGAGTGCAATTTAATTAAAATATAATATATTTAAAATTAAAAACAGCCTATTGTTTAATGTATCTACCCAATATAATTAATTAAAAGTAAATTTCATTTATTCATTTATTATTCTTATGTTATGTAATACACACACCACTTAATTTGATAAAATAGTCGAGATTTAGGAAACTATAAAATCCATAGGATTTTTCAACTTTTTTAAAAAATTTCTTTTAAAGGATATCCTCAAGATATTTTATAAAATCTCCTTTTTTAGGTATGTAGGAACCACAGGCAAACTTGTGACCTCCACCACTTCCTCCAACCTTTTTTGAGGCGTATTTGATAGCTTCTGCCAAGTTTATATCTTCTGCAAATGAAATAAGTTTTGGACATCTTGCAGATACCTTGTAACCTTCATCGATCTCAGAAATTGCAAATATGGGTTTTTTCCAGTCTACTTCTTCTATAGAGTAACTCATCCCAGCTATAATACCTACAATATTTCCCCCTATTTTATTGTTTTCCACTTCAAAATATTGGAACTTATCCCTCTGAATTATTTCAACTTCGTTTTTTATATAGTCCAATGATTCTGAAATATTTCTCTTGTGGGACCTCAGCATTTTTTTCATTTTATCATAGTATTTATCCCTATCTCCTTTTAGTACTTGAAGGGGTGTTTCATACTCTCCGTATCTTGAACATGAATTTATACAGGTTGAAAACTCCTCTAAATTCCTTAGAGGTGACTTAATTTCTTCACTTCTAAGTTCATAACTTTCCCCAAATATTACCTTTGGCAGGTATACAATCCACTTTGGGGGCACATGCCGGTTACATTTACTTAGAAATTCAGTTCCAATCATTCTCTTTTCATCGAGTGTTAGTTCACATAGGTAATTTTTAGGTAGTATATTTGTATCGTATTTCCTATTTATTTTATTTATGAAGTCGATAATTCTAGAGTCGTTGTTCATTAAATCGGTCCTAACATCAGTGAAATACTTAATCGAAGTAAAAAGTGGTTTAGTATGTTTCCCATAGAACTGCAAATCAGGGAAATTTACAATATCTCCTGCTTCAATGGCATCCTTTAAAATTACCTCCCGATTAAGCCCCACCAACTTACCTTCAAGGTTCTGAATATCACCAACTGCTCCAAGTATGGCATATTTTGCAAGATCTGTATATCTAGGATCGCATATTTTAGCAAATAGATAACAAACTCCTGCCCCACAGATTTCCTTTCCACCGTCAATATTGTTATTCCATGGATTTACATTGATGATATTTTCAGGAAGTTTGGTATCGTCAATAAGGTGATGGTCCAATATAATTATATATTTATCCTTTCGATCCAGTAGGCCGTATTCATTCATTTTTTCCTTTATTAGTTCAAGCTGACCGCTACCTAGATCAGCAAATATTATTACATCGTAGTCAAAAGGAATTGTATCTAT
Coding sequences within it:
- a CDS encoding phosphoadenosine phosphosulfate reductase family protein, with the translated sequence MFREDTKFASRYEIDVLNKLTGKNFEYDDLIFLEKISGLDYRKRVYLNDTQIGILEFDLVDLDWKFIPSPYYYLLEKPKVSLKRTKRRLKGKWLNEDLVENIEEFKELMNGDMDYLGLELGDFIGVGVKKNNRLKVKDLVKKKEIETKKIKDYLDENKKRLDALEKKSLEILKKYVNMYKRKGYVINASFSGGKDSSISTLLAKKVIEDIDVIFIDTGLEYPETLKFVKDFAKEYDLNLHVVKGRDFWSELDSQGIPTKDNRWCNSTCKLIPLKEFLRNEYGDKNILTIDGSRKYESFTRSKLDYERKNGYIDFQTNVFPILDWNAVDVWSYIYSRNMMYNPFYEEGFERIGCYLCPAALNSEFLRVKELHPDLFNKWVNYLKKYYDEEDILRGFWRWDELPPKMEELIEVLDRREDEN
- the glmS gene encoding glutamine--fructose-6-phosphate transaminase (isomerizing), whose protein sequence is MCGIIGYIGNGKASEILLKGLTRLEYRGYDSCGIGIIEDNNNNNIIVKKDIGKVGEVSKKENFLDVNGNVGIGHSRWSTHGGITKENAHPHTDCKNEICVVHNGIISNYKELRDFLIKNGHKFKSHTDTEVVPHLIEEELKRYIDKTLSEEDYINAVKNAVKKLDGTYALLILNKKFPNVLIGIRNESPLIMGIGDESNNKECFLGSDISAFLEYTKNIIPLEDGDIVILKKDNSKSNNNNNVTYKIYNNEKDVSKDRNVMKIEWDIESAEKGGYDHFMLKEIMEEPVIIKNSSKICREEIKELAKAVKDYERIYIVAMGTSLHAAMVAEYWFSKLNKLVIPCDSSEFLIKGIVDEKTLVIGITQSGETYDTIKTIKYAKKKGAKTATIVNVLGSTATREADITIMMGSGIEISVCATKTYMSQLMILYRLFIEYGEVIGRNMDRYKKELENIPSYIEEVLEERENIKQVAKNLNVKNYIFISKGINLPNALEGALKFKEITYLHAEGMSSGFLKHGTISLIDENMDTVALIPPSNSELFKSVISNIEEIKARNGKVVGISPVGMENTDYLIKVPDVLEEVSPFVYAPACQLLAYYKAVELGRDVDKPRGLAKSVTVE
- the recJ gene encoding single-stranded-DNA-specific exonuclease RecJ, giving the protein MEYILNLKKAVKVLRKNRDKNILICTHIDTDGINSRIILEKLMERLNIDAEFMFLRQIDFKTIDTIPFDYDVIIFADLGSGQLELIKEKMNEYGLLDRKDKYIIILDHHLIDDTKLPENIINVNPWNNNIDGGKEICGAGVCYLFAKICDPRYTDLAKYAILGAVGDIQNLEGKLVGLNREVILKDAIEAGDIVNFPDLQFYGKHTKPLFTSIKYFTDVRTDLMNNDSRIIDFINKINRKYDTNILPKNYLCELTLDEKRMIGTEFLSKCNRHVPPKWIVYLPKVIFGESYELRSEEIKSPLRNLEEFSTCINSCSRYGEYETPLQVLKGDRDKYYDKMKKMLRSHKRNISESLDYIKNEVEIIQRDKFQYFEVENNKIGGNIVGIIAGMSYSIEEVDWKKPIFAISEIDEGYKVSARCPKLISFAEDINLAEAIKYASKKVGGSGGGHKFACGSYIPKKGDFIKYLEDIL